A stretch of DNA from Terriglobia bacterium:
AGCCAACAACCAGATCCAGGTCACCTGGACGGCGGGCTCGCCCGCAGGGACCACCTACAAGATCTACCGCTATGTCGGCACGTGCCCCGGAGGCACCTTCACTCTCCTGGCGAGCGGGCTGACCGGTTCCTCCTACACGGACAGCACGGTGAGCGCCGGGACCACCTACGCCTACAAGGTCACGGCGGTGGACTCCACGGGCACGTGCGAGTCCGCCCAGTCCGGGTGCGTGTCGGCCACCGCCACGGGTCCCACCTACGGCATCTCGGGCACGGTGAGCGGGGCGGTGACCTCCGGCGTGACGATGAACCTCACGGGGGCGGCCACGGCAAGCACGACCACGGGCGCGGGCGGCACCTACGCGTTCAGCGGCCTCGGCAACGGCAGCTACACCGTGACGCCGAGCCTGAGCGGCTACACCTTCTCTCCCACCAGCACGCCGGTCACGATCAGCGGCGCCAACGTCACGGGGATCAACTTCGTCTCCTCCGCGCCTCCCTCCGGCGTGGTGAACGGCGATTTCGAGACCGGCAGCCTTTCCAGCTGGACGGCGGGCACCGGCGCAGGCACTCTCGCCCCGACGGCCTCCACGGCCCAGAAGCACGGCGGCACCTACTCGGCGTACCTCTTGGGGAACAACACGACCGGGTCGGCCACCACCTGCACCCTCTACCAGAACGTGGCGGTGCCCGCCGGCGGCGGCACGCTCTCCTTCTGGTACTACGCGCAGAACAACGACACCGTCAGCTACGACTGGCAGGAGATGGACATCTGCAACACGTCCGGCACGGTGCTGGCCTCGCCGCTGGCCAAGGGAGTCTACAACCAGAACGCCTGGACCCGGGTGACCTACAACATGGCCGCCTACGCGGGCACGACGATCCGGCTCCTCTTCACCGTTCGCGACGACGGCTACGCCGACTCCACGGTGACCTACATGTACGTGGACGACGTGATCATCAACCCGCCCGCGGCTACCTACAGCATCTCGGGCACGGTGAGCGGCGCAACGGCTTCCGGCGTATCGATGGCTTTGACCGGTGCCACAACCGCCAGCACCACCACGGACGCCTCCGGCAACTACACCTTCAGCGGCCTGAACAACGGCAGCTACACGGTGACGCCGAGCAAGAGCGGCTACACCTTCTCCCCCGTCAACCTCGCCGTCACAATCAGCGGGGCCAACCAGACGGGGAAGAACTTCACGGCGACGGCCACCACGACCTACAGCATCTCGGGCACGATCACGAAGAGCACGGGCGGCGCCCTCTCGGGCGTGGCGGTTTCCTGCACGGGCGCTTCGGCCACGACGGACGCGAGCGGCAACTACACGCTATCCGGCCTCGCCAACGGCACGTACACGGTGACCCCCACGCTGGCCGGGTACACCTTCAGCCCCGTCAACCAGTCGGTGACCATCAGCGGCGCCAACGTGACCGGCAAGAACTTCACGGGAACCGCCAGCGGCGCCGTCACGCTCTTCTCCAACGGCTTCGAGGCCAGCACCGGCTGGGCGCAGGTGGACACCTCGGGGACGTCCGGTACCTGGAGCCTCGTCACCTCGGGCACCTACCCCACGTGCTCGGTGCACGGCGGCTCGTACATGGCCAAATTCAACAGCTACAACGCGACGAGCGGCAATGCCACGCGGTACTACCGGACCTCCGGCTTCGCCGTGGCGAGCACCTACACGACGGTGACGTGGACCTTCTGGATGTACCACGACACCGGCTACTCGACGTACGCGGACAAGATTCAGCCCCAGGTCTCCACCAACGGCTCCACGTGGACGAGCGTGGGCTCGGCCATCAACCGGTACGACGGCTCCACCGGCTGGAAGCAGCACACCGTGACCATCACGAGCTACAAGGGCTCCACGGTGTACCTGGGATTCCTCGCCACCAGCGCTTACGGGAACAACATGTTCCTCGACGACGCGCTGGTCGTCGGCCAGTAAGCGCAAGTCCATCCTGTGAAGAGAGAGGCGCCCGTGGGCGCCTCTCTCTTTATCTGGTTCGCCGGGCATGGCACGGCGTGTCCTTGTGGCACCCGAACCGGCAGGTCTGGCGGAAGATCGCGTGCAGCGTCCGGTACTGGAATGCTATGTCACCCTCGCCCCTCTATCCCGAAGCCCATCACCCACACCCATTTTCCTCCCGGTGCCCGGACAGAATCATCTTGCACGACGTCGGCAGCCCACGGCGGCCGGCGGGAAACCGGCTTGTCCGGGTCCGGGACTGGAGGGAGCATACCGAGGTCGGCCGGGGCGTTGGATGCGATGACGTCGAAGAACGGGACCAGGGACTCGACGGCGAGCCGCACGATCGAGACGCTGCCGGCGTTACGATCCCCCGATCCGATCCGACAAGTCCACCATGGAACGCTTCAGGTCCGGAACGTCTTCCTCCACGCTCTTCCAGATCCTCTCCATGTCGAGGCCGAGGTATCCGTGGACGAGGACGTTTCGAAACGCGGCGAGACTACGCCAATCGACCTCCGGCGTGAGATTCCTCGCCTCGAGGGACAGCCGCTGCACGGATTCGCTCATGATCTGCAGATTCCGGACCACGGCGTCCTGGATTCTCCTCGACGCGAAGAAGGCGTCCCGGCCTTCGGAGGCATCCTCCTCGATCCGGGAGATGCACTCCAGAACGTAACGGACCAGGATCGAATCGTTGCTCACAGCGCCACCGCCTCCGACAGAATGCGCTCGCGAAAGAGCGGGTTCAGCCCTCGGTCGGTCACGATGTCCACGTGGCGCCCGAGCACCGGCTCGAGGTCCACGATCAGCCCCGCGGGGAACCATGGGGTCGTCTCCGGACCCGCTTCGATCAGGAGATCCACGTCGCTGTCGGCGCGCTCGGCGTTCCGTGCGACGGAACCGAAGACCCGCACATTGCGCGCGCCGTGTCTGGCCGCGATGCGAAGTATCTCGTCGCGACGCTGCCGCATGAGATCGAGCGTGCTCATGGCTCCTCCCCGGGTCCGAATGCGAAACTCCTAGCGTGAGAATAGCGTCCCATGGCGCCTCGAGTCCAGTCCGGGCGAAGGGGTACTTCACGCCCGCGGGGATGAGGATCTACGGGAACGGGATCGTCTCGTCGTTCAGGGAGGCGCAGCACAGCCTGACCGACGCGGTCGAGGTGCGGCCTTTCGATCCCGGCGAGATCGTGGAGCAGGACTACGACGTCTGGCACCTCCAGCCGCTGCTCTACGCCATCGAGTCGTTCGAGCAACTGGCGGAGGGGTTCGATTACTGGGCGAGGAGCGAGCGGCTGTCGTTGTAGGGAGGGAGAGGGAAGGGCAAAGCGACCGAGCGCGCGGCCTGCCAGGGGATAGGAGCTCGAAGCTGCGAATCCGCGGCAGCGTCCGGTACTGGAACGCCAAGTCACCCTCGCCCTCTACCCCGAAACCCTCCACACACACCGATTTTCCTCCCGGTGCCCGGACCCCGCGGGCTCGAACGAGGTCGTCATGGCATCCGGCGCCCGAGCGACCCTCCGCGTCCTCGTCGTCGAAGCCAACGGCAAGCCGATCGCGGACGCGCTCGTGGACGCGCGGCCGCACCCGCCGTTCCTCGGCAGCGACATGGTCCGCTACCTGAACCAGGTGAGAACCGACGCGTCCGGCGCCGCGACCCGTCGGCCCTCGCGGGAGGACTCTACGACGTGACCGTGACCTCCGCGGGAAAGAGCGCGGCGGTGACCGTCTCGATGGTCGACGGTTCCCAGGCGGAAGCGCGCGTCGAACTGCCCTGACCGGCTCCCCGGGAGCCGCCGCCGCCCGCCTCGCCGGATGGGAGGGACACCGAGGCGGACCGCGCGAGTCTACGTTCGAGTTCTCGCCTTGATGGTCACCGTGACGTCCACCGTTTTCTTCCGGTCGTCGATGGTCTGCTTCAGTCCGACCGTCCGTCCCTCCGGGGTCGCGGGGAGACGGGAGCCGACCTCGGGCACGAACGACGCCCAGTAGGACTTGTCGAACGGGTCGCCTTCCTTGAGCCGACAGATCTTCCGGAGCACCTCGACCCGGTCCGGCTCTACCCCTTCGATATCAAGCTTCCCCATCCGGTAGAGCTCGCCCTCGTGGACCTTGATCTCGTAGACCACCGTTCCCGCCTCGTCGTCGAAAATCGTATCGAAGGCGACGTCGCACCGCAGGTAGCCG
This window harbors:
- a CDS encoding carboxypeptidase regulatory-like domain-containing protein, with the protein product MKKRLVLGVLLATFVCMAAMAQDAPSSGPVFVSEPVVPTISPVVRDLPEAQLGREYFGLEMKRREDYGFFPINYPVEPRVDPLLQLQRAGSGFVTESFSTLIHNYAGQTSISSPPDATGDVGLNHFLQAVNQSVSTVQVLNKGTGAIMKTFTLQSLASGSPCNSGYCDPIVLYDRTADRWIISEFPSSGGHLCVYVSTTGDPTGTWYAYTFSNVETSTPDYPKYGVWPQNGNGGSYLVGINAGGSGKRDVVALDRAKMLAGQPATFQKFSVTAMPNSGFQLVLPATVQGMTPPPDGAPALFMRPRDRAQQDGVTNKTYDLLEMWALSVDWATPANSTLTVLPSVQISPYDMTLCGMGSTWNCMPQPGTTQKIDPIREPIHFPLQYRNFGDRETLVGCYVTDVDGTDHAALRWFDVRKTGGGNWTLFQEGVVGGEANVHRSVGSAAMDGSGNIAIGYTRTGTASPYYPSAYFKGRLSTDPAGAMPQGEYVIVDATTSKTDNERWGDYAGIGVDPSDDCTFWFTTEYGGSGQTRVAAFKFDACGCTPPGVPTIGSATTPANNQIQVTWTAGSPAGTTYKIYRYVGTCPGGTFTLLASGLTGSSYTDSTVSAGTTYAYKVTAVDSTGTCESAQSGCVSATATGPTYGISGTVSGAVTSGVTMNLTGAATASTTTGAGGTYAFSGLGNGSYTVTPSLSGYTFSPTSTPVTISGANVTGINFVSSAPPSGVVNGDFETGSLSSWTAGTGAGTLAPTASTAQKHGGTYSAYLLGNNTTGSATTCTLYQNVAVPAGGGTLSFWYYAQNNDTVSYDWQEMDICNTSGTVLASPLAKGVYNQNAWTRVTYNMAAYAGTTIRLLFTVRDDGYADSTVTYMYVDDVIINPPAATYSISGTVSGATASGVSMALTGATTASTTTDASGNYTFSGLNNGSYTVTPSKSGYTFSPVNLAVTISGANQTGKNFTATATTTYSISGTITKSTGGALSGVAVSCTGASATTDASGNYTLSGLANGTYTVTPTLAGYTFSPVNQSVTISGANVTGKNFTGTASGAVTLFSNGFEASTGWAQVDTSGTSGTWSLVTSGTYPTCSVHGGSYMAKFNSYNATSGNATRYYRTSGFAVASTYTTVTWTFWMYHDTGYSTYADKIQPQVSTNGSTWTSVGSAINRYDGSTGWKQHTVTITSYKGSTVYLGFLATSAYGNNMFLDDALVVGQ
- a CDS encoding DUF86 domain-containing protein, which produces MSNDSILVRYVLECISRIEEDASEGRDAFFASRRIQDAVVRNLQIMSESVQRLSLEARNLTPEVDWRSLAAFRNVLVHGYLGLDMERIWKSVEEDVPDLKRSMVDLSDRIGGS
- a CDS encoding nucleotidyltransferase family protein codes for the protein MSTLDLMRQRRDEILRIAARHGARNVRVFGSVARNAERADSDVDLLIEAGPETTPWFPAGLIVDLEPVLGRHVDIVTDRGLNPLFRERILSEAVAL